In the bacterium genome, TGACACCCTGGAGCACCAGGCCGGCACTGCTATTCTCCTGCGGTGCAAGCTGGGGATCATCTGGGCAACCGTCCTCATCCTGGTAGCCATTTTTAGTTTCGGGATCGCGCGGGCACTGATCGCGCTCATCGGGAATGCCGTCGCCGTCGATGTCTGAATCAGGGCAGCCGTCTTCATCCATATACCCGTTGATGGTCTCCGGTTGGTCGGGACATTTGTCGACGAGGTCAACGATGAGGTCTCCGTCGTTATCGATGTCCGGGCAACCATTCGCATCCTCAAAGCCGTCGAGATCTTCTGCCTTCTCGGGACAGGCATCGAGGGCATCGACAATCCCGTCCTGATCGTTATCCGCATCCGGGCATCCATCCTCGTCCTCAAAATGGTCAAAATCTTCGGCTGCATTGGCGCACAGGTCCTGGACGTCGGGGATGCCATCCTGGTCGTTGTCCAGATCCGGCACACCATCGGCATCCTCAAAACCGTCGAGGTCCTCGGGAGCGAGGGGCGCCAGATCGGCCTTGTCCGGAATCCCGTCGTTATCGTTATCAAGATCCGGCGCGCCATCCAGATCCTGAAAGCCGTCAAAATCCTCGGGATGGAGCGGATCCGCATCCAGTTTATCGATATAGCCGTCGCGGTCGCGGTCGCTCTGATAACGGATGTACCAGGTCAGCGTGGCCATCCCCTCGAGGATCTGGGCGTTGATATCCTCCTGGCCGACGTTATCGCGGCGGAGATGGAGCAGGCTGGTGAAGCGCACCGCCAGATCCAGGGAGAGTCCTGAATGAAGGTAGAACTCGGCGCCGACCCCTTCATAGAGCATCCCGTTCTTGCGCCAACCGCTGACGCGCTCCCCCCAGCGCCAGTAATGATCCCGCCAGAAGGTCACCTTTTCACCGGTCAGGTAGCGCAGATCCCAGAACAGCACGCCCGTGCCGACAGCAAGATAGGGTTTGACGGTGCCAATCTTATTAGGGGTGATCCGGGCACCCAGATTCCAGGGGAAAATGAAGGTGCGATGCATGTCATCCGGATCTTTGCGGTAATGCGAACCCTCGCGGCTGGGCTTGAAGCTGCCATAGCCCAGGTGAGTTTCAAGCTGAAGATGGCGGTTCAGACCGTAGCGAACACTCAGGCCGCTGACCGTGCCGGCCGCAGCACGATCGGGAATATCACCGAGGAACTTAACGACGCCGGTTTGCAGGGAGAAACCCAGACCGGAATCCCAGATCTGCGCCCGCAGTGCCAGTGGCGAAAGGAAGATCAACCACCAGGCAGCACGAAAGTGTGAATGCATGCCAAACCCCGTTGCGGTTTTGAGAGAGAGTGGAGTCGTGTTTATCGTACATACGGAAAAGAAGAGTGGATGCGTAAACGGTAAGGATGGCCGCCGCAGGGAACGTAACCGTGCGGGTTATCATCAGCGGGGAAAAATTCGCTTGCACCTGAGACCTGAATCGCCTATTTTATCGCATACCATCTATGCCCTTTCTGGAGTCCATCATGACCACGACTGTAACCCTCCTCCTCCTGGCAGCCATCGGCCTTCTTGGTTATGGATACATCCGCCGATACCGGCACAAACCGCACTCTATTGAAGACAAACTTATGCTGGTCGCCGTCCGCCGGCGAAGCGTGGGTTTGCAGCGCAGCATGGAAATGACACGCGAGGAGCATAGCGAGATCAACAACCTGCTGGAAAGAAAGTGGCGGATCCTGCACGAACGCTGGATTGGTGCAGGCGCTTACTATCTCAGCGGCTTTGTCAGCGATGCGGCGGGCTTGCCCGCACCCGACGATCATGACTGGCGGATCATGCTGCTCTACGGGTTGAGCGATTATGCCATGTTCCGCCGTTGCGTCGATGTGCTCGAAGGGGAGAGCAACAACCTGTTGCGCCATCACCTCGAGATTCGTTTGGTCGCCGGTGAATCGATGGTCCAGGTTCATAACAAGCTGAAGCGCATCCTTTAAACAGGCTGAACCCAGCCAGCCCGGGGCACTCCGCCGGCTGGACCGTGTCAGCCGTTCTTCTTTCCAAAAAGTTGATCCAGCCGGCGCCGGGCTTCCTCCGCTTTTGAAACCGCTGTCGACGGCGCAGCGCCGGCCTCGAAATACTCGCAGTAATTCCCCATCTCCTTCTCCTGCACCCACTCCGCCTGGGGCTCACGGCAGCCATGGTAGGCCAGGGCGTCAAAAAAGCGGCAGTTGCGGCAACAGTGGAGATAGCTGCTGCATCGCGGGCAGAGCTGCTGGCGGCCGGGCTTGCCCTCAACGGCAAGCTCGGTTTGGCACTTGTAGCAGATCATCGGTCATCTCTCCCAGTGAATCGTACCACGGGTTGCCTCTACCGCCGCGGTGCGGAAGGCCTCCGCCTCCTGCAGGCGCAAGGCCAGGCGCATGGTCACCTCCCCCCCGTACACGACCTCCTCGATGATTGCACCATGCTGTTCTATCAGCCGCATCACCGCGCTGAGATGGTCGTAACCGACTGTGAACCGGCAGCTCCGGGTACGCCAGATGGTCTGGACAGTGCAGGCATCGAGAACGCGGGCGGCGCAGTCGCTGTAGGCGTGAACGAGTCCACCGACGCCGAGCTTGGTGCCGCCGAAATAGCGGACCACTACGACGATGAGGTTGGTGAGATCGCGGCCGGTGATGGCCTGGAGGAGGGGTTTGCCGGCGGTGCCGGGGGGCTCGCCGTCGTCGGAGAAGCGGCTGTTCTCCCCGGCGCTGTCGCCCAGGCGCCAGGCATAGCAGTGATGGGTGGCGTCGAAGTAGCGCCGGCGAAGTTCGTCGAGGAAGGCCTCTGCCTCCTGCCGCCCGCTGATGGGTGCAGCGAATCCAAGAAAACGGGAGCCTTTGATCTTAAGCGCGGCCTCAGCCGCGCCCGCAATGGTCTTGTAAGAGTCCTGGCTCATGTCCTGTCCGGCGCCCGGTGGACCCTCCGGAGGGATTACTGCCCGCTGGCGCTCTCCTTGATGACGTGGCGCGCGATCACCCCGCGCTGAATCTGGTTGGTGCCCTCGTAGATCTGTGTGATCTTGGCATCGCGCATGTATTTTTCGATCGGATAATCCTTCATGTAGCCGTATCCGCCAAAGATCTGGACGGCATCGGTGGTGACGCGCATGGCGACATCGCCGGCGAAGACCTTGCACATGGCTGATTCACGGCCGAAATCTTTTTCGCCGCTGTCGATCATGCGGGCGGTCCCATAGACAAGAGCGCGCGCCGCCTCAATCTCGGTGGCCATATCGGCGAGCATGAACTGAATCGCCTGAAAGCTGCTGATGCTCTGGCCGAACTGTTGCCGGGTGCGGGCGTAGCGCACCGCATGGTCCAGCGCTCCCTGAGCGATGCCGACGGCCTGAGCCGCCACACCGGGCCGGGAGCGGTCGAGCGTCTTCATGGCGATAGGGAAACCCATCCCCTCTTTGCCGAGGAGATTCTCTTTGGGGACGCGGCACTCCTGAAAGACCACCTCGCAAGTGGCGGAGGCGCGGATGCCCATCTTGTCCTCTTTCTTGCCGAAGATCAACCCCGGCGTGCCCTCTTCGACCACAAAGGCGGTGGCACCGCGGGCGCCGCGCGCGGGATCGGTATTGGCGATGACCGTGTAAAAGCGCGCGACGCCGCCGTTGGTGATAAAATGCTTGGTGCCGTTGAGGATGTAGGCATCGCCGTCCAGCCGCGCGGTCGTCTGGATCGCACCGGCATCCGAGCCGGCCTCCGGCTCGGTCAGGCAGAATGCAGCCAAGCCCTCGCCGCTGGCGAGTACCGGGAGAAACTTGCGTTGCTGTTCCTCGCTGCCGGCAATGAGGATCGGGAACGTGCCCAGCGCGGTTCCGGCTAGGGCCAGGGCAATGCCGCCGCACGCCCGGGAAAACTCTTCGGTCACCAGTGCCATTTCTGTGATGCCGCCGCCCATGCCTTCATAGGCTTCGGGGATCCACAACCGGAAAAAATCCATCCGCGCCATCTCCTTGACGATCGGCCAGGGGAATTC is a window encoding:
- a CDS encoding acyl-CoA dehydrogenase family protein, translated to MNYYLTEMQQALQQLAREFARGTIAPAAAQYDQSAEFPWPIVKEMARMDFFRLWIPEAYEGMGGGITEMALVTEEFSRACGGIALALAGTALGTFPILIAGSEEQQRKFLPVLASGEGLAAFCLTEPEAGSDAGAIQTTARLDGDAYILNGTKHFITNGGVARFYTVIANTDPARGARGATAFVVEEGTPGLIFGKKEDKMGIRASATCEVVFQECRVPKENLLGKEGMGFPIAMKTLDRSRPGVAAQAVGIAQGALDHAVRYARTRQQFGQSISSFQAIQFMLADMATEIEAARALVYGTARMIDSGEKDFGRESAMCKVFAGDVAMRVTTDAVQIFGGYGYMKDYPIEKYMRDAKITQIYEGTNQIQRGVIARHVIKESASGQ
- a CDS encoding OmpA family protein; translated protein: MHSHFRAAWWLIFLSPLALRAQIWDSGLGFSLQTGVVKFLGDIPDRAAAGTVSGLSVRYGLNRHLQLETHLGYGSFKPSREGSHYRKDPDDMHRTFIFPWNLGARITPNKIGTVKPYLAVGTGVLFWDLRYLTGEKVTFWRDHYWRWGERVSGWRKNGMLYEGVGAEFYLHSGLSLDLAVRFTSLLHLRRDNVGQEDINAQILEGMATLTWYIRYQSDRDRDGYIDKLDADPLHPEDFDGFQDLDGAPDLDNDNDGIPDKADLAPLAPEDLDGFEDADGVPDLDNDQDGIPDVQDLCANAAEDFDHFEDEDGCPDADNDQDGIVDALDACPEKAEDLDGFEDANGCPDIDNDGDLIVDLVDKCPDQPETINGYMDEDGCPDSDIDGDGIPDERDQCPRDPETKNGYQDEDGCPDDPQLAPQENSSAGLVLQGVNFASGKADLTPESLPVLDEVANSLLLEPTAIVEIRGFTDNVGKAAANQLLSERRAEAVRRYLMQKGVAGERISAIGFGARYPLADNKTPEGRAKNRRIEFLRVK
- a CDS encoding YigZ family protein, whose translation is MSQDSYKTIAGAAEAALKIKGSRFLGFAAPISGRQEAEAFLDELRRRYFDATHHCYAWRLGDSAGENSRFSDDGEPPGTAGKPLLQAITGRDLTNLIVVVVRYFGGTKLGVGGLVHAYSDCAARVLDACTVQTIWRTRSCRFTVGYDHLSAVMRLIEQHGAIIEEVVYGGEVTMRLALRLQEAEAFRTAAVEATRGTIHWER